A single genomic interval of Spinacia oleracea cultivar Varoflay chromosome 6, BTI_SOV_V1, whole genome shotgun sequence harbors:
- the LOC110794873 gene encoding protein RESPONSE TO ABA AND SALT 1, which produces MPSSSSSLPTPNNTTNSSSSSYSFEEFLRGWYHRLEQLSAEVAAAIATKDGEEIMVQEIEARQLIARTLGHFEEYYEHKSRAAHHNGFAVFYPAFCYSTFECVFYWISGFRPRVLLHLLSDTVRDLSPQQIHALDRLKRETRINEKAVEDDLARIQETVAAPPLMDVIREAAWLNEEQSLRMRNDEHIDDLEAAFETVIANADSLRVTTGAKIAEILTPTQCLRFLVAAMRLMQEMRSSGMERDRLTLAAER; this is translated from the exons ATGCCAAGTAGCTCATCATCATTACCAACACCAAACAACACTACCaactcttcatcttcttcttacTCCTTTGAGGAGTTCCTCCGCGGTTGGTATCACCGCTTGGAACAACTCTCCGCCGAAGTCGCCGCCGCCATCGCCACCAAAGATGGCGAAGAAATCATGGTACAAGAGATAGAAGCTAGGCAACTGATAGCGCGTACTCTGGGGCATTTCGAGGAGTACTATGAGCATAAGTCACGTGCCGCTCATCACAATGGTTTTGCTGTATTTTATCCAGCTTTTTGTTACTCCACCTTTGAATGTGTTTTCTATTGGATCTCTGGGTTTCGGCCACGGGTTCTTCTTCACCTCCTTTCTGATACAGTTCGAGACTTGTCCCCTCAACAGATTCATGCGCTTGACAG GCTAAAAAGAGAGACAAGGATAAATGAAAAGGCGGTAGAAGACGACCTAGCAAGGATACAAGAGACGGTAGCAGCACCGCCCCTTATGGATGTCATAAGAGAGGCTGCGTGGCTAAATGAGGAGCAGTCGTTGAGAATGAGAAATGATGAGCATATTGATGATTTAGAGGCGGCTTTTGAGACAGTCATAGCAAATGCCGACTCCTTGAGAGTGACGACCGGAGCCAAAATAGCCGAGATTCTGACGCCAACTCAATGCTTGAGGTTCCTGGTAGCTGCTATGAGACTCATGCAAGAAATGAGGTCTTCTGGGATGGAAAGAGATCGTCTTACTCTTGCTGCAGAAAGATAA